From a region of the Lates calcarifer isolate ASB-BC8 unplaced genomic scaffold, TLL_Latcal_v3 _unitig_401_quiver_1231, whole genome shotgun sequence genome:
- the LOC108895551 gene encoding ras-related protein Rab-5A, whose translation MANRGGATRPNGPNAGNKICQFKLVLLGESAVGKSSLVLRFVKGQFHEFQESTIGAAFLTQTVCLDDTTVKFEIWDTAGQERYHSLAPMYYRGAQAAIVVYDITNEESFARAKNWVKELQRQASPNIVIALSGNKADLANKRAVDFQDAQSYADDNSLLFMETSAKTSMNVNEIFMAIAKRLPKSEPQAAGANSGRNRGVDLTEAAQPAKAPCCSN comes from the exons ATGGCCAATCGGGGAGGAGCTACGAGACCCAATGGACCCAATGCAGGGAACAAGATCTGTCAGTTTAAGCTGGTGCTGCTGGGGGAGTCAGCTGTTGGGAAGTCCAGCTTAGTGCTTCGCTTTGTCAAGGGCCAGTTCCATGAATTCCAGGAGAGTACAATAGGAG CGGCCTTTCTCACCCAGACAGTGTGTCTAGATGACACAACAGTGAAGTTTGAAATCTGGGACACTGCAGGCCAGGAGCGTTACCACAGTTTGGCACCCATGTATTACAGAGGAGCACAGGCTGCCATTGTGGTCTACGACATCACAAACGAG GAGTCCTTCGCACGGGCAAAGAACTGGgtgaaggagctgcagagacaagCAAGTCCTAATATAGTCATCGCTCTGTCAGGCAACAAAGCTGACCTAGCCAACAAGAGAGCTGTCGACTTCCAG GATGCCCAGTCCTACGCAGATGACAACAGCTTACTTTTCATGGAGACGTCAGCTAAGACATCTATGAATGTGAATGAGATATTTATGGCTATTG CAAAGAGATTGCCAAAAAGTGAGCCACAGGCTGCGGGAGCCAACAGCGGGCGGAACCGGGGAGTGGACCTGACAGAAGCTGCCCAGCCAGCCAAGGCTCCGTGCTGCAGTAACTAA